Genomic DNA from Misgurnus anguillicaudatus unplaced genomic scaffold, ASM2758022v2 HiC_scaffold_55, whole genome shotgun sequence:
AGCTGACATTTCTGCAGCACCAGATATATAAAGGCAAACAGCATTCCATTGATCACCGCCTAGAATTCCAAAAACACATTACTAAAAACACACCAGGAACTATATAAAAGtcatgaaaattaaaaaatgctCTACGTACAAATCTGTCCAGTTTCCACCTGAACCACCACTCGTGGATGCTGCCTTGAAGCTCAAAGAGCTTTGAAATAGGCCACACTGAGAAAATGGCCTCAAAGAGTTCCTGTAGCATACGCAAGAAAGATTTATGCATGCCATGCTTATCGAAATTATTCTAATCATCTACCACTGCGATAGAAACCAACCTGTGAGAATGCGAAGACGCAAATGAAAATAAGTAAACTTAGAAGTTTTAACAAAAGTGCCAGATTCCAGAATGCACTACCTGTAAAACAGCAAGgtcaatgttttttaaatgtgcacAAATTGATAAAATGCATTCAAAAACTTTAGCTTCTattaaagtccctgtaaagtcagatattaaatgtgttccaCCAAAGTTATTAATCACCCAACCAAatttgaaaaaaacaataagttaACAAAATCTTGATAAAAGATAGGCAgcattctctgctctcaagCGGTGGGGCGTGTCCCACTCACAGGAAAGCTGCTatctctctcaactttcaaataccaCTGCAATCTGAATGGATGCTtgcgattgtgttaggggcggggccatgcatTTTCAGCAATGCATTTATAATGCGTTTAGTAACAATTATAAATACTGGCTTTACAGGAACTTTAAAGATTGTAATATGAACAACTTACCATTGGCTTTCTTATAAAGAATCTGTGGCCACAATGCCATTGTTGCATAAATAACCACAAACCAAAAGGTCACCAGAGGCACAAAGTAATAAAACTGGTAAGGCCTGTCCATAACCAAACAAAGCACCACCACAAGAAAGTTCAGTCTGAAGAGAACCTAAAACCCAAATGCAGAGAAAACCCATTATGTGTGTTATACCGTGGAATTCACAAGGTTACATACTAATGTTATTATTCCTGATAGAAGCAAAGGTAGATCGATTTCACTAGCTGTCTATAATGAAGGGTTCGAGGTTAAAAGGCtctaatggtgcttttccattgcgtAGTACCCCAGGGTTTGGGTTAGGTCGGGTCAGGTCAGCtcggcttggttagcttttccatcgagtttagtaacactttggagtgggagggattttTAGGTGTGTCGTTTTATTTGCTGTGAcctcatacaagtgagagcgttgttgtacatttccatatatgcatttatttctcagtccgccacaaaatttaaattgaccaccacaaatagatgtttgcacatcgtggTTATcgctacctctgtctcacatgacagtttctgtacaaacacacgAGCCTCAGTCAACGTGCTCTGCAGAGTGCTCctcatttaagcatatatgtggATGTACGCATCGCAAATGTactgccacaaactgcaagtgtgggaaaaaactgttatggtgttcctgattctcaacctgcggatgtttttcatcactaaaagggagtttgggaaacttacagcaaagcacagatgacaaaagGTTTAtttgagacagcgcaagctagctagcctggctaacaccagaccagtctcagagaatgagacgtggtctgggaaccacttGTTCATTTTCTCgtaatgtctatcaaatgcgtctgtacgtagctcatatcCAATCAGTGCGTCGCacagacgtcgtcatcgtcttgctgccccctccccgttctgtgattggttccctatgccgtttattgggtgctacgaatgtctatcaaatgcgtctgtacgtagctcatagccgatcggtgtgtcgcatagatgtcgtcatcgtcttgctgccccctccccgttctgtgattggtttcctatgccgtttattgggtgctacgaatgtctatcaaatgcgtctgtacctagctcatagccaatcggtgtgtcgcatagacgtcgtcatcgtcttgctgcctcctccccgttctgtgattgttTCCCTATGCAgtttattgggtgctacgaatgtctatcaaatgcatctgtacgtagctcatatcCAATCAGTGCGTCGCacagacgtcgtcatcgtcttgctgccccctccccgttctgtgatcgGTTCCCTATGccgtttattgggtgctacgaatgtctatcaaatgcgtctgtacgtagctcatatcCAACAGTGCGTCGCacagacgtcgtcatcgtcttgctgcccctccccgttctatgattggttccctatgccatttattgggtgctacgaatgtctatcaaatgtgtctgtacgtagctcatagccaatcggtgcgtcgcatagacgtcatcatcgtcttgctgcctccTCCCCATTCTGTGATTAGCTTATAGCCAATCGGTGTGTCACATAGACgacgtcatcgtcttgctgccccctccccgttctgtgattggttccctatgccgtttattgggtgctacaaatgtctatcaaatgtgtCTGTATGTATCTCATAGCCAATcggtgtcgcatagacgtcatcatcgtcttgctgcctccTCCCCATTCTGTGATTAGCTTATAGCcaatcggtgtgtcgcatagacgtcatcATCGTCTTGTTGCACCCTACatgttctgtgattggttccctatttcaggcgAAAAATTTGGGccatggtttccatgctagactctCAGCGTGAAtaaaggcagcatggggaaacccaggctacaAGCTAGCATGagggtaaagctaatctttcacattatagcgatgatgcTGGCAGTGACAAtcctctcagaccaatcagtgatctacagtgttttcgcagcACGtctggtatcagctcgggtcgcttggaaccccaacagaggtggtactaaaaaaagtattgggtactacgtactgcacccagtgaaAAAGCCCCCAAAGTACCACCTGGACCTACCCAAATATATGGTAATAACTGCATACAATGCAGAGTTGGTGTGAAGAAGAATGCCAGAAGaactaaatgtgttttttttagcaacAATTGATACAGTTATAGCCCATATCATTCATTCTAACTTACTGTATTAATAATCCTAATGGAAGTGTATACAGGAATGTGGCAACAAATACCTGACAGACTCTGTAGAGACCGAAGTCACCCTTTAACCAGAAGAATGAAAAGTGCCCATATCCTGTTTGGAAGAGATACGCAGCTACCAGGACACGCACATGCATGTACACaggtaaaaactaaaataaaaaaagtaggAACAACATTAATTAAGAATGCCTTACTAAACTGAAATAATAAACCTACACTATGACAGAACGTACAGCGCTAGCTCCAGAAATGTGATAAATAAGGATAACCAGCTGCATCCAGCCCTTCCATTCATCTGTTTGTTCTCTGTTCAAGAGTTTTGTCTGGAAGAAGACACAAAGATGGTGTGAGAATATCAGTACTTATATTACTACAAATGCGTCCAACACAAATTTGTGTTACCTCCTTGCTGTTCTCATTGTAGAAGATGCCCAGAACACAGATGTAAATCAGAGGGATGAAAAATGTCGAATGTGTGTAGAATTTCTGTTCCTTCATAAAGATGTCTGCCCTGTCACACAGGTAGAAGTACAACATGATGAGGCCCATTTTAATAATGGCCAGAAAAGGTCCCTTCAGGTTCAGGTGACCTCCAGCAGAAGGGGGTTTCTTCTCCTCCAAGCTTTCAACATCAGGAACGGGCCTGCTTTTATGGGCCTGCTTAGTATAGCCCAGTATGAGAAAGAAGATGATGGACACCAAGAAGAAAGCAGCAGCTAGCTTCTGAAGGATGCTCAGGGGAGGAGCAGTCTGACAGCAAGAGCCATCGATGGGCTTTAGGATCTTGTTGCACATCGAGTTCATCAGTACCATAGCACCCTGGAAAGCAAGTTAAGCGAGTTAAATAAGTCAAAGTGTGCTGAAAATGATACAAAATGGAATCAATAATAATATGGGTCTTACAACATCTCGTGTGCTCTCAGGGAGGTGCAGACCATCTTCTGATTTGGAAATGGTCTCCATGGCAGCTTGCCTCGAGGCTTCCAGGAACTTGACCTTCTTCTTGCTGGTTTTTAGAGTATCTATTGCAGCCTCGTTGTACAGGTTTATTTGTTCGTTTGTGATCATCTTTCGACTTTCGCTTAACAGCTCCTCGTAAACAGGATCTAAATTAACAGACGCAACAGAAATTAAAAAAAGGAACCCCAAGACACGATTTCCTTGCTTGATGGAATCTCACATACCTTGCAGAACCCAATAGACTTCACTTAGTTCAGTTAGTTTATCCAGTGTGTCTGATATAGCAGTGAGGTTCGCTTTGTACTGTACGAGTGCCTCGTTTTTGCCATTGTGCAACTTGATGGACCACTATTGGAAATAACATCAATCATCAGAAAAGATCCAAAGAATAGCACCTATAATAACTACAAAGAAAATATTGACTTACTGTTGCAGCACCCAGGATAATTATATGTGGTCTGGACATGGATCCCTGTAATTGTTGAAAGaagacaaaacataaacaccTGCAATATTTAACTAAATTTAACAAGCCTGTTATCAAGTAACACGTATGCAGTACATTTACCTCTGCCCATGATGTCAACCGCTCTTTTAAGGAATCATTTACTTCAGCATACCAAAGAAAGTCCTAAACACAGGAATGGATTACCCTCCATACTATAGCTTTATTCAGACTGTAAACAATATTTAGGATTGACTGTCTGCTTTGTGATTTGGATGAGAAATAAAATCTAAATCCCAATATTCTGGTTGCAACAGTAGTTATCTGATCTAAAAATCCTATCGGCACACTACACAATAAACTAAAATTAACTTACCACCATGAATTCATCATTTTCAAAGGGGATGTTCTCATGctggtgaaaaaaataaataaaacagataCGACTCATATTAATGTCTTATTTCAATCTTATATTTGTTACATTCCATAGTTAATTCCTCTAGTAAACAGATAAGATCATACCCTGTCCTTTTCATTCaactgcagctttcaaagcccatatttcaaataaaacaatCCAGTCAAACAGCCCTTTAACTCCAATCTCACTCGTAAACAATATATTAAACCGGTTTACAAAAAGAATGCATACTGAACCGAACTACAACAAACCTTATTTCCAACTTCTTTCACTTCAGGGTTTATCATCCTGATGAAAGAGTAGAAGAGCTGACGTACTCTCGAGTCTCCTACAAATGCTATTCTTTTCTCTCTGAGGCATACCTTAGCTTCgctgaaaaacaacaaaagagaTGTATACATTCCAGACCACATTCGCATTTCAAATCTGTCATTATGGTGTATTCACATTCACAACACCACTTACTTGCTTTTGTACTTGTGCAACATGCAGCCGTACGGCTGCCATACATTGTCCCCTAAAAATCGTCCACTGGATAAAAGCCAGTCACATGTGTCACTGCCTAAAGGATGAAATTAATATTAGTGTGACTAAACCAAATCCCAAAACTTAAATATGTActgtactttccggactataagctgCACCGAAGtataaagggctcgttatagttgtgcgtaggtcctacggcataGGTTCCGcttcggttttcatttatacttttgcgtcgtcgtccgcgtcgacgtgcaaacacacgcgcttgagttaaatcactgctcaacttggctcatctttgttttcaccgtcgcaaacggaaatacctatgatgcagtctttttacctgacgggaggggttctggtggaccaatcacagcgcttgcggtccgcgtagatctgacgcggGGTTAAAAATTTTGCAAGGTGCACGTCAGACTACGCAGAGCTACACACAGGCTATGtataacctacggcgtagagcttacgcacgactataaatcaggctttaagccgcatcattctaaaatgcgtcattaagacgaaataacatatacaAGTCaaagtggactatacgtcgcatttatttagaaaattatttcacaaaatccaagtcgaagaacagacatttaatcagGAAAGgtaagttattcaactaaaccatagcatacagaacttacctggaaggttgaataggctaaattaagcGATCAAGCCAACTAGcatgaagttcgcatactcgacATTCGACATTacagaatccattgaattacataaacagaagcagcatatggcggactcttgcgaatgtagacggtaatgttgtctcttgcctcataaatttcaaaatgtattcatactgacttacaaggcgcatcTGACTacaagacgcagcaccagcctaGTTATGgaaaaaacgcggcttatagaccgaaaaatacggtatacATAATGAAAATGTATTGAAGGTCACAcaattaaaaaagaaacagtGGCCCCAGAATGCACACCAATACcctatagatcatttattataccaTGTTAAAAGGGCTATTTTGGGGTGTGCAGGAAAAGTgcactttttgtgtgtgtctctttaaaagcAAAGAGCAGCTGCAAGCCTCACCGTTTACTTTTATATATACCGAAAACACAATCACTTTAATTCattgttcaaaataaatgtgcGGTAATATTAATCTTCTAAAGAAAATCTAAAATAGAAATTATGATCCAACTGTGGTCTTTGAACGGTTGTGGGTGGGGCCTACGCAAAGTGATGTCAGTTTGCTCAGAAAACGCTGTTAACGtttgaggaaataaaaaaaaggagtgagcatatttttatcattacAGGATGGTACACACAAAGGTGACACACAATTATGTTTGAACATTATTTAAAAGTGAATTTCTCATATGAGGTGACctttaaactgttttaaaaaaaatatgagtGCACTGACTGCAAACATAAAGCTTCTGAAGATGACAGCATTGATAAGCATCACACACAATGCATTGTTTCTGTACCTCGGAGCATTGTGTTAACAGCACAAACGCTGTGGGTTCTAGGTTGAATATAATGTATAGcttacaatacaatacaaatgtACTATACAAATATACTACAGCCACGTCTCGACTCAGAACACGCCTTTGATTCCAAAATACTCCACGCACCCACCAgacctaaaaaaataaaggcGTGGGTAGGCAGATAACAGTTTGGAGAGACTATTTTTTTGTGCGTGTGCGTTCaaaccaaaatgtatttaaacataTGCGACTCTCCTTGCACGCTTTAATCACTTGGGTGACAGCAGTAGTGGCTCGTGCTTCATGTAATGTTGACCCTTTGGCAGTTAACCTGCTGTCCTGTCCACCGTTTTGGACTCAAACCATGCAAACGCACGTCTGTTTGATAGTCATAGTTCACCTGAGATTACCCAAGCATACCCCCACTGATCTAGCAttgacacatacacgcacacgaGCGCTGTTTGCAAACACTTCATGAGTGACAGCGCTAGCAGCAAtgctaacacaaacacacagctcGTATACTCGCAGTTCTACAAAACACTTACCCCCATAATGTCGAGAAGCAACGTGAAACACCGTAAGAAGGATGACGGCGGCTAATGACAACAATTTAGCATTTTTTATGCTGAAATGGTGATTTATTTCCCGTTTGCCCAGGCTATAGGCCAGGACCGCCATCTTGGCTCCTCCATGACAACAGGCAGACAGACGAGCTGCGGCGGAGCTGACGGAGGCAGAGCGAAACAGCGCGTCCCCGCTTCCCGCGCCTGTATCAGCTGCGTCGGTCACGGGCACGACTGACTGAGTGCTGTCCGATGCTGCTCCTAGCGATGCGGCTGCCTCATCTGTCTGCTTTTCCATTTCAGGTTACCACCTGCCTGGATTGTTTTCCCCTTAAAAAAGAGGTTGAAAAAGAATAGGAAGATATTTCCCGATGCAGCCTtctgtttctttattttttacttcCTTCAAAGAAGAAACATCCTCAGCTGTCGGCAATAACTCTCGTTAATGTTTAATTATACCAGCCTTGTACCGGGTTGACTGGTATGTTTGCTGTCCTGAGGAGAGGTACACAAAGAGAATGTCAGATCTGACAATTAGTTAAATAGGCCTGTTGTTTAAAATTACACCCAACCTTCTCTATTGGAATGCTGCCATTTTATCATTCAACTTGCACAGCAAGTTTTTCTGGTTTTAGTCTAGTGATTCTGAAAACTAACCTCacagttaaaaatataattatttaaatgtagggttatatttattaaaatagctTCATTTAGATTACAAAACATCCAAagaaacacgtttttttttttttacaatactgTAGGTTAATCCAGACTATATGGGATTTAGGGGCGGtttttccggacagggattagaagtcctagactaaataaatgtaagagctgtccgaactgaaaacaacttgccctTACATCTCTTAAAATAcatgcctcaaaatgcacacaagtaatgtttttcgtaaggcatgt
This window encodes:
- the LOC141363519 gene encoding N-acetylneuraminate (7)9-O-acetyltransferase-like: MEKQTDEAAASLGAASDSTQSVVPVTDAADTGAGSGDALFRSASVSSAAARLSACCHGGAKMAVLAYSLGKREINHHFSIKNAKLLSLAAVILLTVFHVASRHYGGSDTCDWLLSSGRFLGDNVWQPYGCMLHKYKSNEAKVCLREKRIAFVGDSRVRQLFYSFIRMINPEVKEVGNKHENIPFENDEFMVDFLWYAEVNDSLKERLTSWAEGSMSRPHIIILGAATWSIKLHNGKNEALVQYKANLTAISDTLDKLTELSEVYWVLQDPVYEELLSESRKMITNEQINLYNEAAIDTLKTSKKKVKFLEASRQAAMETISKSEDGLHLPESTRDVGAMVLMNSMCNKILKPIDGSCCQTAPPLSILQKLAAAFFLVSIIFFLILGYTKQAHKSRPVPDVESLEEKKPPSAGGHLNLKGPFLAIIKMGLIMLYFYLCDRADIFMKEQKFYTHSTFFIPLIYICVLGIFYNENSKETKLLNREQTDEWKGWMQLVILIYHISGASAFLPVYMHVRVLVAAYLFQTGYGHFSFFWLKGDFGLYRVCQVLFRLNFLVVVLCLVMDRPYQFYYFVPLVTFWFVVIYATMALWPQILYKKANGSAFWNLALLLKLLSLLIFICVFAFSQELFEAIFSVWPISKLFELQGSIHEWWFRWKLDRFAVINGMLFAFIYLVLQKCQLLTESKGEPLFSTKVSNCLLFVSVVAFMTYSIWASGCKNKSECNEMHPFISVVQILAFILIRNIPGYARSLYSSFFAWFGKISLELFICQYHIWLAADTKGILVLIPGNPTLNIIVSTF